Proteins from one Oscillatoria nigro-viridis PCC 7112 genomic window:
- a CDS encoding ABC transporter ATP-binding protein, which translates to MQAIQITTFQALWRSLGLIIKAAPIELRHLIILNIIAGAAPSAVLFLDKLIIDEVSRLLSQTQTAQPFALMLSRPILLWSIAGVLSLRLVGDALDTMSSFAATSLRDRVQGFVEGKVLEKVANFDDIALFENPELLNIVELAKTGVLKIQQLAFTISMTITGIFIFIPSIGLAAAIAWWVPVVMLISSCPSIYIQRKYSKIIWRVQRKQAKISREMNLSARVLTGEEYAKELRLFGLQELWLKRWQGQFLQFFSEMQQIRKKGAIVLLLWSVFSRIGVALPFVYVVMGALGGRYTLGDLALYSGLIVQVEQSLQLLIGNYANLYDISLGVSPIFQLLELKPELQSPLVDVASRLPSLPEDGQDSRPTKDKIGIEIKHLSFCYPGSNKSTIADINLTINPGEMLVLVGENGAGKTTLGKLLGRLYDPTSGTIDWNGKDLRSYPLAYVRSRIAVVMQDYARFPSTVRENVGFGDLLSLSDDTAINEAISEAGISAKVNSLAAGLETPLGKQLEDGIDLSGGQWQRIAIARALMRLSTAEVLIFDEPTAALDPKTEHEIYSIFRQIAAGKTTIVISHRLGLAKIADRIAVMENGKIAEIGTHDELIASNGIYCSMFTRQASSYI; encoded by the coding sequence ATGCAAGCCATCCAAATTACCACATTCCAAGCTTTGTGGCGCAGCCTCGGCCTGATAATCAAAGCCGCACCAATAGAACTCCGCCATTTAATAATACTCAACATCATCGCCGGTGCTGCCCCCTCTGCCGTGCTATTTTTAGATAAATTAATCATTGATGAAGTATCTCGGTTGCTGTCGCAAACCCAAACAGCACAGCCCTTTGCTTTGATGCTTTCCCGGCCAATATTGCTGTGGAGTATTGCCGGAGTCTTAAGTCTTAGGTTAGTCGGCGATGCCCTAGACACAATGAGCTCTTTTGCAGCGACATCTTTGCGCGATCGCGTTCAAGGCTTTGTCGAAGGAAAAGTCCTGGAAAAAGTCGCAAATTTCGACGATATTGCCCTCTTTGAAAACCCGGAACTATTAAATATAGTAGAACTAGCAAAAACCGGAGTATTGAAGATACAGCAACTAGCTTTTACCATCAGCATGACCATCACGGGAATTTTTATATTTATTCCATCGATAGGCCTTGCTGCTGCGATAGCTTGGTGGGTGCCAGTGGTGATGTTGATTTCATCCTGTCCCTCAATTTACATCCAAAGAAAATATAGCAAAATTATCTGGAGAGTTCAAAGAAAGCAAGCTAAAATCAGCCGCGAGATGAACTTATCCGCTAGAGTCTTGACGGGCGAAGAATATGCTAAAGAATTGCGTTTGTTTGGGTTGCAAGAACTTTGGCTCAAACGCTGGCAGGGTCAGTTTTTGCAGTTTTTTAGCGAGATGCAGCAAATCCGAAAAAAAGGAGCAATTGTTTTACTTTTGTGGTCAGTGTTTAGTAGAATCGGAGTAGCTTTGCCATTTGTTTATGTGGTAATGGGAGCTTTGGGTGGTCGCTATACTTTGGGAGATTTGGCGCTTTATTCGGGTTTAATTGTTCAGGTGGAGCAAAGTTTGCAATTACTTATAGGCAATTATGCTAATTTGTACGATATTTCCTTGGGCGTTAGTCCGATTTTTCAACTTTTGGAACTCAAGCCAGAATTGCAGTCTCCGCTTGTGGATGTAGCATCTCGCCTCCCTAGTTTACCAGAAGACGGGCAAGATTCCCGCCCAACAAAAGATAAAATTGGGATCGAGATTAAGCATCTATCTTTCTGCTATCCCGGTAGCAATAAAAGCACGATCGCAGATATCAACTTAACCATTAATCCGGGTGAAATGCTAGTGCTTGTCGGTGAAAATGGCGCGGGTAAAACCACCCTTGGCAAACTCCTCGGCCGCCTGTACGACCCGACAAGCGGTACGATCGACTGGAACGGCAAAGATTTGCGATCGTACCCTCTAGCATACGTGCGATCGCGCATCGCCGTCGTCATGCAAGATTACGCCCGTTTCCCCTCCACAGTCCGCGAAAACGTCGGTTTCGGCGACTTGCTTTCCCTGTCGGATGACACCGCAATTAATGAAGCTATTTCCGAAGCAGGAATTAGCGCAAAAGTCAATAGTCTTGCCGCAGGTTTAGAGACACCGTTGGGGAAACAATTAGAAGACGGCATAGACTTATCGGGGGGACAGTGGCAAAGAATTGCGATCGCCCGCGCCTTAATGCGGCTTTCTACAGCAGAAGTGCTCATTTTTGACGAACCAACCGCCGCCCTAGACCCCAAGACAGAACACGAAATTTACAGCATCTTCCGCCAAATAGCCGCCGGCAAAACAACCATAGTCATCAGTCACAGATTGGGATTAGCAAAAATAGCCGATCGCATCGCCGTGATGGAAAACGGTAAAATAGCAGAAATAGGAACTCACGACGAATTGATAGCATCAAACGGAATTTACTGCTCAATGTTCACCCGTCAAGCTAGCAGCTATATTTAG
- a CDS encoding WD40 repeat domain-containing protein — protein sequence MSTRIEEVKKQLSSQSEQERLAALSETLNHGQQGLELLIEQSIKDQSDRVKQFAYRVFRGDNSYLRGNTPENLTPCPTDVITSLAISPDNTILVGGSWKKIWVWDLQTGATIRSIEGHSHWVLSVAISPDGNTLVSGGADTNIKVWNLKTGQVIRTLNGHSTWITAVAIPADGKKIVSGSTDKTIKIWELNTGKLSKTIKNEKELFCVLSLCISHDGKVIACGSTNNKITLWNLDSGQLIRSIEGHSAWIQSLSITSDNTTLISGSRDGVVKFWESKSEKESSNQSGSVLGKGLVDVAATVAGFSLGGPIAVGAWVLGRVIVGALDNKDLSTLPLQNLECTKTYPNNQSINSLDCSVAQNILVVGFSKKIKIFDLKDYRIIYTLPEQPGFISSVVVSPNGKTLVIAGKDWVTLLEAKTGKALHAIKGCSYPKLSKIVIIVEPPLQLLYGQSKRFTVKGYDQDNREMNLNNKDVKWKSAGGEIEQDLFTAGQMEGSFEVKAKIGIFEASVPITIISPPTITEICVTPSSITLEFKKRQQFTAQVLDQRRNPMQETVLWEVSGGGKIDQNGNFIAGSKPGKFEIIASVSSIRRVIPITIIEPPRLTELIIISSIPQLEFGQSFHFQVKGLDQYGDNIQTGKVTWSAISGGGTINQNGNFIAGSKQGNFEIIASVRSIHRVIPITIIAPPKLKELIITSSIDQLEFGQNFQFEVKGLDQYGDNIQTGKVTWSAIRGNIDNQGIFYAGEREDTVIIKASVGTINTCTEIKVYEPSRLTFLEILPSSVILEPGESQRFNVVALNQRREDISVSDIEWNATGGLIDRTGNFCSGEQQKGNRQVTVKVGHLSANAEVTVIPVLRGLKISPEQVEIKPEEAFTFTVTGFDQVGDPLNITNVIWTTTNGGSITDKGTFKGNYNKRKVTVTAKSGKVSTIAKVILLPVLRRLELQPGFVYLKSSEHQTFVVKGFDQFGYPIALGEVYWETTGGQIAQDGTLTFTQNEQGYFQVTATSQLAPKYTQEIRKLFLYTGISSKIISYLISYQPLLQEMFALDSGSTEPEEHLDDSRLDSVSTDTDEHLDDSIVDETQLEISTQATQETDTILEADEQLDIEVARPTDIDTIVDTNVLDFDTALEGWLFKKLRKLVARIFFSISRFCLSEASANLRASADVFVLAVEYNPYQYFKCLNILNGHSGFVRSLAITPDGQKLISGSWYHPIKIWDLQTGYLLNTLEPHTSDVECFAITPDGQTLVSADWDNTIKILDLKTNELRHSLPCSNQVYFVGITPDGRKLISVEESNIIQIWDLNNQDFLKNLGTNSLHSRHLYGWNRNSIVISPDQQRIIVGREIIKSYDLITGKLVTIIGRKLGYIYALAITPDGKTLISSHDKKIKIWDLTAKKYPDVRLTLKSSAEGVYALTLTPDAQRIVSAGRRKINDDYESFIEIWDLNTGEKLHSIKEYSTTESYVCCLAITPDGKQIISGHRDGTIRIWGIPELSL from the coding sequence ATGTCTACAAGAATTGAAGAAGTTAAGAAGCAGTTATCTAGTCAAAGTGAGCAAGAAAGACTTGCTGCTTTATCAGAAACTCTCAATCATGGTCAACAAGGTTTAGAACTATTGATTGAACAGTCTATCAAAGATCAATCAGACAGAGTTAAACAATTTGCCTACAGAGTTTTTCGTGGTGATAATTCTTATTTGAGGGGAAATACACCCGAAAACTTAACACCTTGCCCAACAGATGTTATTACTTCTCTGGCAATAAGTCCAGATAATACTATTTTAGTAGGAGGTAGTTGGAAAAAGATTTGGGTATGGGATTTGCAAACGGGGGCAACAATTCGTAGTATTGAAGGACATTCGCACTGGGTTTTGTCTGTGGCTATTAGTCCTGATGGAAATACATTAGTTAGCGGAGGTGCAGATACAAATATTAAGGTATGGAATTTAAAAACAGGGCAGGTTATTCGCACGCTCAATGGTCATTCTACTTGGATTACTGCTGTTGCTATCCCTGCTGACGGAAAAAAAATTGTTAGTGGTAGCACAGATAAAACCATCAAAATATGGGAGCTAAATACAGGTAAGCTAAGTAAAACCATAAAAAATGAAAAGGAACTATTTTGTGTTTTGAGCTTATGTATTAGCCATGATGGAAAAGTCATCGCTTGTGGAAGCACTAATAATAAAATTACATTATGGAATTTAGATAGCGGTCAACTCATACGCAGTATTGAAGGACATTCCGCTTGGATTCAATCTTTAAGTATTACTTCAGACAACACAACCTTAATTAGTGGAAGCCGTGATGGTGTTGTCAAATTTTGGGAATCAAAATCTGAAAAAGAGTCTTCAAATCAATCCGGTTCAGTTTTGGGGAAAGGTTTAGTAGATGTAGCAGCTACTGTAGCGGGATTTTCATTAGGAGGGCCTATAGCTGTAGGCGCTTGGGTTTTAGGTAGAGTTATTGTTGGCGCATTAGATAATAAAGATTTGTCTACGTTACCTCTTCAAAATTTAGAATGCACCAAGACTTACCCAAATAATCAATCAATTAATTCTTTAGATTGTAGTGTTGCTCAAAATATACTTGTAGTAGGTTTTTCCAAAAAAATTAAAATCTTTGATTTAAAAGATTATAGAATCATTTACACTCTACCAGAACAACCGGGTTTTATTAGCTCTGTAGTTGTTAGTCCTAATGGAAAAACTCTTGTCATTGCGGGTAAAGATTGGGTAACATTGTTAGAAGCCAAAACCGGAAAGGCACTCCATGCTATTAAGGGTTGTTCTTACCCAAAATTAAGCAAGATTGTTATTATTGTAGAACCTCCCCTACAACTTCTCTATGGTCAATCTAAACGTTTTACAGTTAAAGGTTATGACCAGGATAATAGAGAGATGAACCTTAACAATAAAGATGTTAAATGGAAAAGTGCTGGCGGTGAAATAGAACAGGATTTATTTACAGCAGGTCAAATGGAAGGATCATTTGAAGTTAAAGCAAAAATAGGCATTTTTGAGGCTTCTGTCCCAATTACTATTATTTCTCCTCCTACAATTACAGAGATTTGTGTTACTCCTTCTAGCATTACTTTAGAATTTAAGAAGCGTCAACAATTTACAGCACAAGTTTTAGATCAACGCAGAAATCCCATGCAGGAAACTGTATTATGGGAAGTAAGCGGAGGGGGGAAAATTGACCAAAATGGCAATTTTATAGCTGGAAGCAAGCCAGGTAAATTTGAAATCATAGCTTCAGTCAGTTCTATTCGGCGAGTTATCCCAATTACGATTATTGAACCTCCGAGGCTAACAGAACTAATTATTATATCTTCAATACCTCAATTAGAGTTTGGTCAGAGCTTTCACTTTCAAGTTAAGGGCTTAGATCAGTATGGTGATAACATACAAACTGGAAAAGTTACTTGGTCAGCAATTAGTGGAGGTGGAACGATTAACCAAAATGGCAATTTTATAGCTGGAAGCAAGCAAGGAAATTTTGAAATTATCGCTTCAGTCCGTTCTATTCATCGAGTTATCCCAATTACGATTATTGCCCCTCCGAAGCTAAAAGAACTAATTATTACATCCTCAATAGATCAATTAGAGTTTGGGCAGAATTTTCAGTTTGAAGTGAAAGGCTTAGATCAGTATGGTGACAACATACAAACTGGAAAAGTTACTTGGTCAGCAATTCGTGGAAACATTGACAATCAGGGCATATTTTATGCTGGAGAACGAGAAGACACTGTTATTATTAAGGCAAGTGTAGGGACAATTAACACTTGCACCGAAATTAAAGTTTACGAACCTTCTCGGTTAACATTCCTAGAGATTTTACCTTCATCTGTTATTTTAGAGCCAGGAGAAAGCCAAAGATTTAATGTGGTTGCTTTAAATCAACGACGAGAAGACATATCTGTCAGTGATATAGAATGGAATGCAACAGGTGGCTTAATTGATCGCACTGGAAATTTTTGTAGTGGAGAACAGCAAAAAGGTAATCGTCAAGTAACCGTCAAAGTAGGACATTTAAGCGCTAACGCAGAAGTTACTGTTATTCCTGTTCTGAGAGGACTAAAAATATCTCCTGAACAGGTAGAAATTAAACCAGAAGAAGCATTTACTTTTACTGTAACTGGATTCGATCAGGTCGGCGATCCTTTAAACATAACGAATGTTATATGGACAACTACTAATGGTGGCTCAATTACTGATAAAGGAACCTTTAAAGGCAATTATAATAAGCGCAAAGTTACTGTCACCGCAAAATCAGGAAAAGTTAGCACTATAGCTAAAGTTATTCTCCTGCCTGTTTTAAGACGTTTAGAACTTCAACCTGGTTTTGTTTATCTTAAATCAAGCGAACATCAAACATTTGTTGTTAAAGGTTTCGATCAATTCGGCTATCCAATCGCTCTGGGTGAGGTTTATTGGGAAACAACCGGAGGTCAAATTGCTCAAGATGGTACATTAACTTTTACTCAGAATGAGCAAGGTTATTTTCAAGTAACTGCAACCTCTCAATTAGCTCCCAAGTATACACAAGAGATAAGAAAACTATTTTTATATACTGGAATTTCTAGCAAAATAATATCTTACTTGATTTCTTATCAACCGCTGCTCCAAGAGATGTTTGCTTTAGATTCAGGTTCAACAGAGCCCGAAGAACATTTAGATGATTCAAGATTAGATTCAGTTTCAACAGATACCGATGAACACTTGGATGATTCAATAGTGGATGAGACACAATTAGAGATAAGTACACAGGCAACCCAAGAGACGGATACTATACTAGAAGCTGACGAACAACTAGATATAGAGGTTGCTAGACCAACAGATATTGATACAATTGTAGATACAAATGTATTAGATTTTGATACCGCTTTAGAAGGGTGGTTGTTTAAAAAGCTGCGAAAGCTAGTAGCTAGGATATTCTTCTCTATCAGTCGTTTCTGTTTGAGTGAAGCGAGTGCCAACTTACGTGCTTCTGCTGATGTCTTTGTTTTGGCTGTTGAATATAATCCCTATCAATATTTTAAATGTCTTAATATCCTCAATGGTCATTCGGGATTTGTTCGTTCTTTGGCCATTACACCAGATGGACAAAAACTCATTAGTGGTAGTTGGTACCATCCTATAAAAATCTGGGATTTACAGACAGGATACCTACTTAATACGCTAGAACCCCATACAAGCGATGTTGAATGTTTTGCTATTACTCCAGACGGGCAAACGCTTGTTAGTGCAGATTGGGATAACACCATTAAAATTTTGGATTTAAAGACCAACGAGTTACGACACTCTCTACCTTGTTCAAATCAAGTTTATTTCGTGGGAATTACACCCGATGGGCGAAAGTTAATTAGTGTAGAAGAATCCAACATTATTCAAATATGGGATTTAAACAACCAAGATTTTTTAAAAAATCTGGGAACTAATTCATTACACTCTCGGCACCTTTATGGGTGGAATCGTAACTCTATTGTTATTTCTCCCGACCAACAAAGAATAATTGTGGGAAGGGAAATTATCAAATCCTATGATTTAATAACCGGAAAATTGGTAACTATCATAGGAAGGAAGTTAGGATATATTTATGCTTTGGCTATTACACCAGATGGTAAAACACTCATTAGCAGCCATGACAAAAAAATAAAAATTTGGGATTTAACGGCGAAGAAATATCCAGATGTTCGGCTGACTTTAAAGAGTTCTGCTGAAGGAGTCTATGCTCTTACACTTACACCAGATGCTCAAAGAATTGTATCGGCGGGTCGTAGAAAAATAAATGACGATTATGAGTCGTTTATTGAGATATGGGACTTAAATACTGGAGAAAAACTTCACTCTATAAAAGAGTATTCTACAACCGAGAGTTACGTTTGTTGCCTTGCAATTACGCCAGATGGAAAACAAATTATCAGTGGTCATCGTGATGGAACTATTCGTATATGGGGAATACCAGAGTTGAGTCTGTAA
- a CDS encoding Uma2 family endonuclease, translating to MTQTISKLITFDEFLEGKPENGHYELHNGVIVEMPNPTGKHSASAGFQAIEFGLEIRRLQLPYFIPKECTIKFSDNSGYDPDVIVLDKQAVAANESRWERESVITQGDSVKLVVEVVSTNWRDDYAHKMIDYEALGIPEYWIVDYLGLGGSRYIGSPKQPTLSVYQLVDGEYQIKLFRGDDRVESAVFPELNLTAKQIFNGG from the coding sequence ATGACTCAAACAATATCCAAGTTAATAACTTTTGATGAATTTCTGGAAGGAAAACCAGAAAACGGACATTATGAATTACATAACGGAGTTATTGTTGAAATGCCAAATCCAACTGGTAAACATTCAGCCAGCGCCGGTTTTCAGGCGATCGAGTTTGGGTTAGAAATCAGGCGACTACAGCTTCCTTACTTTATTCCCAAGGAATGTACAATTAAATTTAGCGATAACTCTGGCTACGATCCCGATGTAATTGTATTAGATAAACAAGCCGTAGCAGCCAATGAGTCTCGATGGGAAAGAGAATCAGTTATTACTCAGGGAGATTCCGTAAAATTAGTGGTTGAAGTGGTCAGCACAAATTGGCGTGATGATTATGCCCACAAAATGATCGATTATGAAGCATTAGGCATTCCTGAATATTGGATTGTAGATTATTTAGGTTTAGGCGGTAGCCGTTATATTGGTTCTCCGAAACAGCCTACTTTATCAGTTTATCAGCTAGTAGATGGTGAGTATCAAATTAAGCTGTTTCGAGGAGATGACAGGGTTGAATCGGCAGTGTTCCCAGAGTTGAATTTGACCGCAAAGCAAATTTTTAACGGTGGGTAA
- a CDS encoding glycoside hydrolase family 31 protein: MTVVKCGLHDRFTNCQLPITKSYMPQYFGKLQKTEQPWSTIGSVESINKTDRTLHFNCGETSLNISILAPNLIRVRMSPTGEFKSRSHSITVPDEEWEITPFEVRETEEKIEIETAQITISVKRSRPAIECFDKSGKPFASDCDRSMGWRAGATAGWKRIEADEHFYGFGQRTGFLDKLSEVKTNWTIDALDYNSLSDEMYQAIPFYIALNPDRAYGIFFNTTFWSQFDIGAQQPGVLRMETRGPELDYYIIYGPEPAQILATYTQLTGRMPLPPKWALGYHQCRWSYESEDVVREVAQEFRDRAIPCDVIHLDIDYMRGYRVFTWSPKRFPDPAKLIADLKAAGFKVVTIVDPGVKYEPEGDYEVFDEGVENDYFVRTAEGRLFHGYVWPEKAVFPDFLRPEVRQWWGELHKNLTDMGVAGIWNDMNEPSIAERPFGDGHEHIWFPMDAPQGPESEGATHAETHNLYGLMMAKACSEGLQKVRSSSRASLTNERSFVLTRSGFAGIQRYSSVWMGDNQSLWDHLEMSLPMLCNMGLSGVAFVGCDIGGFAENATAELFARWMQVGMLYPLMRGHSAISTAQHEPWVFGDRTEKICREYMNLRYQLLPYIYTLFWEAATAGTPILRPLLYHFPRDRTTYHLYDQVLLGPSLMAAPVYRPGVEHRAVYLPEGTWYDWWTGECYQGPTHILACAPLERMPLYVRGGGIIAIAPVRQFVSEEPLESLKMRIWPGSGEWTLYEDDGHSFEHEKGVWATTNYKVYLEGEKIIVEIAAREGQFLISEREVIVEVVGVGEQRFTDDGTVRRLTFG, encoded by the coding sequence ATGACGGTAGTCAAGTGCGGCTTGCACGATCGGTTTACCAATTGCCAATTACCAATTACCAAATCGTATATGCCGCAATACTTCGGAAAACTGCAAAAAACCGAACAGCCTTGGTCAACAATCGGTTCGGTAGAATCCATAAATAAAACCGATCGCACCCTCCACTTTAATTGCGGCGAAACTTCCCTAAACATCAGCATCCTCGCGCCGAATTTAATCCGAGTGCGAATGTCCCCGACAGGTGAATTCAAAAGCCGATCGCACTCAATAACTGTCCCTGACGAAGAGTGGGAAATTACACCATTTGAAGTGCGAGAAACGGAAGAAAAAATAGAAATTGAAACAGCACAAATAACGATTTCAGTCAAGCGATCTCGTCCTGCAATCGAATGCTTTGACAAATCGGGAAAACCCTTTGCTAGCGACTGCGATCGCAGTATGGGATGGCGCGCAGGTGCAACCGCAGGCTGGAAGCGCATCGAAGCAGACGAACACTTCTACGGTTTCGGCCAACGCACCGGCTTTCTCGACAAACTCTCGGAAGTCAAGACAAACTGGACAATAGACGCGCTTGACTACAATTCCCTCAGCGATGAAATGTACCAGGCGATCCCATTTTACATCGCCCTGAATCCCGATCGCGCTTACGGCATTTTCTTCAACACGACATTTTGGAGTCAATTCGACATCGGCGCCCAACAACCGGGAGTTTTGCGGATGGAAACCAGAGGCCCGGAACTCGACTACTACATCATTTACGGCCCGGAACCCGCCCAAATTCTCGCCACCTACACGCAGTTAACCGGCCGGATGCCGCTTCCGCCAAAATGGGCGCTGGGATACCACCAATGCCGCTGGAGCTACGAATCCGAGGACGTTGTGCGGGAGGTGGCGCAGGAATTTCGCGATCGGGCGATTCCCTGCGATGTCATCCACCTCGACATCGACTATATGCGCGGCTACCGCGTTTTTACCTGGAGCCCGAAGCGTTTCCCCGATCCCGCGAAACTGATCGCAGATTTGAAAGCAGCGGGTTTTAAGGTTGTCACGATTGTCGATCCCGGTGTCAAGTACGAACCGGAAGGAGATTATGAAGTATTCGATGAGGGTGTGGAGAATGACTATTTCGTCCGCACCGCAGAGGGAAGGCTATTCCACGGTTACGTTTGGCCCGAAAAAGCGGTGTTTCCCGACTTCCTGCGGCCGGAGGTGCGCCAGTGGTGGGGCGAATTGCACAAAAACCTTACAGATATGGGCGTTGCGGGGATTTGGAACGACATGAACGAACCTTCGATCGCAGAACGGCCTTTTGGCGACGGCCACGAACACATCTGGTTTCCGATGGATGCACCGCAAGGCCCGGAATCCGAAGGCGCCACCCACGCGGAAACGCACAATTTGTACGGTTTAATGATGGCGAAAGCTTGTTCGGAAGGGTTGCAAAAAGTGCGATCCTCTTCGAGGGCTTCGCTAACGAACGAGCGATCTTTTGTGCTGACGCGATCGGGTTTTGCGGGCATTCAGCGTTACTCCTCGGTATGGATGGGCGACAATCAATCGCTGTGGGATCATTTAGAAATGTCGCTACCGATGCTTTGCAACATGGGGCTTTCCGGCGTAGCGTTTGTCGGTTGCGACATCGGCGGTTTTGCGGAGAATGCAACGGCTGAACTGTTCGCGCGGTGGATGCAGGTGGGAATGCTGTATCCCTTGATGCGCGGTCATTCTGCGATTAGTACGGCGCAGCACGAACCGTGGGTTTTTGGCGATCGCACTGAGAAGATTTGCCGCGAATACATGAATTTGCGCTATCAGTTGTTGCCTTACATTTACACGTTGTTTTGGGAAGCTGCGACGGCGGGAACGCCGATTTTGCGACCGCTACTGTATCACTTTCCGCGCGATCGCACAACTTATCACCTTTACGATCAAGTATTGCTCGGCCCGTCGCTGATGGCTGCACCCGTTTACCGGCCGGGAGTTGAACACCGCGCCGTGTATTTGCCGGAGGGGACTTGGTACGATTGGTGGACGGGCGAATGCTATCAGGGCCCGACGCACATTTTAGCTTGTGCACCTTTGGAGAGAATGCCGCTTTACGTGCGGGGCGGGGGCATAATTGCGATCGCACCTGTGAGGCAATTTGTCAGCGAAGAACCGCTTGAGTCATTGAAAATGCGAATTTGGCCCGGAAGCGGTGAATGGACGCTTTATGAGGACGACGGACACAGTTTTGAACACGAAAAAGGTGTCTGGGCTACGACTAATTATAAGGTGTATTTGGAAGGGGAAAAAATCATCGTTGAAATTGCCGCGCGCGAGGGTCAATTTTTGATATCAGAACGCGAAGTTATTGTGGAAGTTGTTGGCGTTGGCGAACAGCGATTTACAGATGACGGTACGGTGCGGCGTTTGACATTTGGATAG
- a CDS encoding DUF3050 domain-containing protein, translated as MNHNQISETLDPYIQLLAETSTARKALLTHSIYQEVNDLKSLQGFMKSHVFAVWDFMTLLKTLQRRLTCIELPWVPPIDIHSARLVNEIVLAEETDEISPGYYSSHFHLYLAAMEEVGADSQPIRSFIAAIQQGFSANEALANLPIPEVTKTFVRTTLKAASGLNHEVAAVFLLGREDVIPKMFQQILTQLEDAQGIPCNSFRLYLERHTHLDEEQHAPMGQKLLRNICDNDSLKWKQAVNAANNALQARHCLWDGITQSIQQ; from the coding sequence ATGAATCACAATCAAATTTCAGAAACCTTAGATCCATACATTCAGTTATTAGCAGAAACCTCCACAGCCCGGAAAGCACTACTCACTCACTCAATTTATCAGGAAGTCAATGACTTGAAATCTCTGCAAGGGTTTATGAAATCTCATGTTTTTGCTGTCTGGGATTTTATGACACTTCTCAAAACGCTGCAACGTCGATTGACTTGTATCGAATTACCTTGGGTTCCTCCAATAGATATCCATTCGGCGCGATTAGTTAATGAAATAGTTTTGGCCGAAGAAACAGATGAAATTTCTCCAGGTTATTACTCAAGTCACTTTCATCTCTACCTAGCTGCGATGGAAGAAGTTGGTGCAGATAGCCAACCAATTCGGAGTTTTATTGCTGCAATTCAACAAGGTTTTTCTGCTAATGAAGCTCTGGCAAATCTGCCTATCCCCGAAGTCACTAAAACTTTTGTAAGGACCACATTAAAAGCAGCGAGCGGATTGAATCACGAAGTTGCCGCAGTTTTTCTATTAGGTAGAGAGGATGTGATTCCCAAGATGTTTCAACAAATCCTTACCCAACTAGAAGATGCTCAAGGTATTCCCTGCAATTCGTTTCGTCTTTACCTGGAACGACACACCCATCTTGATGAAGAGCAACACGCACCAATGGGACAGAAACTATTAAGAAACATTTGTGACAATGACTCTCTAAAATGGAAGCAAGCTGTAAATGCTGCTAACAATGCTCTGCAAGCACGCCATTGTTTGTGGGATGGCATCACTCAGTCGATTCAACAATAG
- a CDS encoding 2OG-Fe(II) oxygenase, translating to MSALKYYSQHPNAFSIDYLNDLRGAILASPYLAINNLNRDFIGTKGFSVVFQRSEIAEVERRFPLFKPYLDQALQPECNAFYLNPLLLGEGSRVDPHIDRSLRSYCKTVEPPAAVSVLYVQVPPNLQGGELILRRNKQQVGQIKPQANSLIYFQGDLTHSVNAVKSTGTRLSLVCEQYSLSETELQDIPGFTVESRAVKAKIK from the coding sequence TTGAGTGCCTTGAAATACTACAGCCAACATCCTAACGCTTTCTCGATCGACTACCTCAACGACTTGCGAGGAGCAATTCTAGCCTCCCCTTATCTAGCAATCAACAACCTCAATCGCGATTTCATTGGCACAAAAGGGTTTTCCGTGGTGTTTCAACGTTCGGAAATCGCCGAAGTAGAACGGCGGTTCCCCTTGTTTAAACCCTATCTAGACCAAGCATTACAGCCTGAATGCAATGCTTTTTACCTCAATCCTTTGTTGCTAGGTGAAGGTTCCCGCGTCGATCCGCATATCGATCGATCTTTGCGATCGTACTGCAAAACTGTTGAACCTCCCGCAGCCGTCAGCGTTTTATACGTACAAGTACCGCCGAACTTGCAAGGGGGAGAGTTGATACTGCGGCGCAACAAACAGCAAGTCGGGCAGATTAAGCCGCAAGCCAACTCGCTGATCTATTTTCAAGGAGATTTGACTCACTCTGTCAACGCTGTTAAAAGTACCGGAACTCGTTTGAGTTTGGTTTGCGAACAGTACAGTTTGAGCGAAACAGAACTGCAAGATATTCCAGGATTCACAGTGGAATCTAGGGCCGTGAAAGCAAAAATTAAGTAA